Proteins from one Blattabacterium cuenoti genomic window:
- a CDS encoding inorganic phosphate transporter, whose translation MKFFYSSIIVVLFLLSIFDLIVGLINDAVNFLNSAIGSQVASRKTIMIFASLGIFLGAFLSSGMMEVARKGVFDPSYFYFSDIIFIFLAVMISDIILLDIFNTLGLPTSTTVSMVFCLLGGAFSIAMIKISSPLNNEPFHHLTFYIKTEKTLTISIGIFLSIIISFTSGTFIHYFIRSLFSFEYEKKLKDAGVIWASISLSCMTYFLIVRGMHSTLQGFTDNQLSGFSFFIQNFIKWIHHNFFVFFIILFSTWTIIAKIFVSFGYNILKFVVLYGTFSLAMAFAGNDLVNFIGIPIAGIQSYNIWKESGSPPAEKFNMKSLSGNVQVPSLFLIFAGMIMILTLWFSKKTKNITSTEINLSRQNEGQEKFLSNSFSRGIVRFFLYFGNYFFKFFPKRFLVKIEKNFKQKKTEKEGNVAFDLVRASANLTISSILISIATVQKLPLSTTFVTFMVSMGTSLSDRAWDRESAVYRVSGVLKVIRGWFLTGLMAFIMSGMTAAFLYFFKAWALFSLIFLIVFVFYKSYKKYYKKIIKEEKPLFNIVNINLEISLNKTFEILNPILEYVEKIYKNSIEGITQENLKTLQNSRNTFLKVKEHFTSIQNSLIRVIRNTKNSEPNVGIIYFHIYNKTKEIIESSDIITNHTLFHVINSHKPLKYQQKKNLLTLENLMGEHFHIIKKVTIDRNCQKIELSCSIQYKIIKKIEEQMNQQVMGIIYNKYGTKNTLLMLDILLHSKRITKSIEGILLLYQHSL comes from the coding sequence ATGAAATTTTTTTATTCCTCAATTATAGTGGTTCTTTTTTTATTATCCATATTTGATTTGATTGTTGGTTTAATTAACGATGCCGTTAATTTTCTCAATTCTGCCATTGGATCTCAAGTAGCTTCTCGTAAAACGATTATGATTTTCGCTAGTTTAGGTATTTTTTTAGGAGCTTTTTTATCTAGTGGTATGATGGAAGTAGCAAGAAAAGGAGTTTTTGATCCTTCCTATTTTTACTTTTCAGATATCATTTTTATTTTTTTAGCGGTTATGATATCCGATATCATTTTGCTGGATATTTTTAATACTTTAGGATTACCTACTTCCACTACAGTATCTATGGTCTTTTGTTTATTAGGTGGTGCTTTCAGTATAGCCATGATTAAAATCAGTTCTCCTTTAAATAATGAGCCTTTTCATCATTTGACTTTCTATATTAAAACAGAAAAAACATTAACTATTAGTATAGGAATTTTTTTATCTATTATAATTTCTTTTACTTCTGGAACTTTCATTCACTATTTCATTCGTTCTTTATTTAGTTTTGAATATGAAAAAAAATTAAAAGATGCAGGAGTCATATGGGCCTCTATTTCATTAAGTTGTATGACTTATTTCCTGATTGTTAGAGGAATGCATAGCACTTTACAAGGTTTTACTGATAATCAGTTATCAGGATTTTCCTTCTTTATTCAAAATTTCATAAAATGGATTCACCATAATTTTTTTGTTTTTTTTATCATATTATTTTCAACATGGACAATTATAGCGAAAATATTTGTTTCTTTCGGATACAATATATTAAAGTTTGTTGTATTATATGGAACTTTTTCTTTAGCTATGGCTTTTGCAGGAAATGATTTAGTTAATTTTATCGGAATACCTATAGCTGGTATACAATCTTACAATATATGGAAAGAATCGGGAAGTCCTCCTGCTGAAAAATTTAATATGAAAAGTTTATCTGGAAATGTGCAGGTTCCATCTTTATTTTTAATTTTTGCAGGAATGATTATGATATTGACTCTTTGGTTTTCCAAAAAAACAAAAAACATTACTAGCACAGAGATTAATTTGAGTAGACAAAATGAAGGGCAAGAAAAATTTTTATCTAATTCTTTTTCTAGAGGAATCGTTCGATTTTTTTTATATTTTGGAAATTATTTTTTTAAATTTTTTCCGAAAAGATTTTTAGTTAAAATAGAAAAAAATTTTAAACAAAAAAAAACAGAAAAAGAAGGGAACGTAGCTTTTGACCTAGTTAGGGCTTCTGCTAATTTAACCATATCTAGCATATTGATATCTATAGCTACAGTGCAAAAATTACCATTGTCTACTACTTTTGTCACTTTTATGGTATCTATGGGGACTTCCCTTTCAGATAGAGCTTGGGATAGAGAAAGTGCTGTTTATCGAGTATCAGGTGTATTAAAAGTAATAAGAGGATGGTTTTTAACAGGGTTAATGGCTTTTATAATGTCTGGAATGACCGCTGCTTTTTTGTACTTTTTTAAAGCATGGGCTTTATTCTCTCTTATTTTTTTAATTGTATTCGTTTTTTACAAAAGTTATAAAAAATACTATAAAAAAATAATAAAAGAAGAAAAACCATTGTTTAATATAGTAAATATTAATTTGGAAATTTCCTTAAACAAAACTTTTGAGATTCTCAACCCTATACTTGAATATGTAGAGAAGATTTATAAAAATAGTATAGAAGGAATTACTCAAGAAAATTTAAAAACTCTTCAAAATAGTAGAAATACTTTTTTAAAAGTAAAAGAACATTTTACAAGTATACAAAACTCTTTAATCAGAGTAATTCGAAACACAAAAAATAGTGAACCTAATGTTGGTATCATATATTTCCATATATATAACAAAACTAAAGAAATTATTGAATCCTCAGATATTATTACTAATCATACATTATTTCATGTTATAAATAGCCATAAACCTTTAAAATATCAGCAAAAGAAAAATTTATTAACACTTGAAAATCTAATGGGTGAACATTTTCACATCATCAAAAAAGTAACAATAGATAGAAATTGTCAAAAAATAGAACTTTCTTGTTCTATCCAATATAAAATTATAAAAAAAATAGAGGAACAAATGAATCAACAGGTCATGGGTATTATTTATAATAAATATGGGACAAAAAACACTTTATTAATGTTAGATATTCTTTTACATTCAAAAAGAATAACAAAAAGTATAGAAGGTATTCTTTTATTGTATCAACATAGTTTATAG
- the der gene encoding ribosome biogenesis GTPase Der, whose amino-acid sequence MNYTVSIVGRPNVGKSTLFNRLVGKRKAIVHITSGVTRDRVFGNSEWNGLKFSVLDTGGFSSSISKNDILQKEIKNQIFIAIKESDVILFLVDIKMGILERDREIAKILKKFQKVTLLVVNKVDNVESTSLYSETYFFHLGFGNFYYISAINGSGTGELLDKIVEIFKDKFFERKENIIEKEFLPRFSIVGRPNVGKSTLINSFLDKPHHIVTNISGTTRDSLDVFYKKLGYECILVDTPGVRKKSKIGENIEFYSSLRTVKTIEDKNTDVCLLMVDAVRGWERQDMNIFRLVKNNHKGIIILINKWDLFNNKNHLLQKNLQFLIQKKISPFDNVPILFISAKNKYGIHHIIPIADQILKSRKNRLRTNILNKIMLPIFKKNPPHSKKKNKLITIKYCTQIPSCSPVFLFFSNFPQYIKESYKRFIENKIRYHFGFKGVPMKIFFRKK is encoded by the coding sequence ATGAATTATACTGTATCTATCGTTGGACGTCCAAATGTAGGAAAATCGACTTTGTTTAATCGTCTTGTAGGAAAAAGAAAAGCTATTGTTCATATTACAAGTGGAGTCACAAGAGATCGAGTTTTTGGAAATTCAGAATGGAATGGACTAAAATTCTCTGTGTTGGATACAGGTGGTTTTAGTTCTTCAATTTCAAAAAATGATATTCTTCAAAAAGAAATAAAAAATCAAATCTTCATAGCTATTAAAGAGTCCGATGTTATTTTATTTTTGGTAGATATAAAAATGGGAATTTTAGAAAGAGATAGAGAAATTGCTAAAATACTCAAAAAATTTCAAAAAGTCACTTTATTAGTAGTGAATAAAGTGGATAACGTAGAATCTACGTCTTTATATTCAGAAACATATTTTTTTCATTTAGGATTTGGAAACTTTTACTATATATCAGCTATAAATGGTAGTGGAACGGGAGAATTACTAGATAAAATAGTAGAAATATTTAAAGATAAATTTTTTGAAAGAAAAGAAAATATCATAGAAAAAGAATTTCTTCCTCGTTTTTCTATAGTCGGACGTCCGAATGTAGGAAAATCGACTTTAATTAATTCTTTTCTAGATAAACCTCATCATATTGTAACTAATATTTCTGGTACTACTAGAGATAGTCTAGATGTTTTTTATAAAAAATTGGGATATGAATGTATTTTAGTTGATACTCCAGGAGTAAGAAAAAAATCAAAAATAGGAGAAAACATTGAATTTTATTCTTCTTTAAGAACGGTAAAAACAATAGAAGACAAAAACACTGATGTTTGTCTTTTAATGGTAGATGCAGTTCGTGGATGGGAAAGACAGGATATGAATATTTTTAGATTAGTAAAAAATAATCATAAAGGTATTATAATTCTTATTAACAAATGGGATTTATTTAATAATAAAAATCATTTGTTGCAAAAAAATTTACAATTTCTGATTCAAAAAAAAATATCTCCATTTGATAATGTTCCCATTCTTTTTATATCTGCTAAGAATAAATATGGAATACATCATATTATTCCCATAGCTGATCAAATTTTAAAATCACGTAAGAACAGATTAAGAACGAATATTTTAAATAAAATTATGTTACCAATTTTTAAAAAAAATCCTCCTCATTCTAAGAAAAAAAATAAATTAATAACAATAAAATATTGTACTCAGATTCCATCATGCAGTCCCGTATTTCTTTTTTTTTCTAATTTTCCTCAATATATAAAAGAATCTTATAAAAGATTTATTGAAAATAAAATTCGTTATCACTTTGGTTTTAAAGGCGTTCCTATGAAAATTTTCTTTAGAAAAAAATAA
- a CDS encoding long-chain-fatty-acid--protein ligase, with translation MIFKKKVFSISSKNEFENLTLDIFHYQMKNNIVYKNYLKSLKINPMKIKNISEIPFLPISFFKTHCIWSSLTSIPDIVFTSSGTTGEKSKHYVADLSIYINSFIKGFEFFYGPIEKFKFLGFFPTYRKNSSLIYMIKYLIQKTIQNGSRFIYSYDKKKNIIISDKKNILIFGLSFSLLDFIEKIEKSGYQENLIIMETGGMKGKRKEMIREELHNILKNIFSVNEIHSEYGMTEFLSQAYAKKNGIFRCPPWMKIYIRDTKDPFIHIDNNKIGGIDVIDLSNYLSCPFISTEDLGKKINEEEFEVLGRMDFSDIRGCNIMTI, from the coding sequence ATGATCTTTAAAAAAAAGGTTTTTTCGATCTCATCTAAGAATGAATTTGAAAATTTGACATTGGATATATTTCATTACCAAATGAAAAATAACATAGTTTATAAAAACTATCTTAAATCGTTAAAAATAAATCCAATGAAAATAAAAAATATTTCTGAAATTCCTTTTTTACCTATTTCTTTTTTTAAAACACACTGTATTTGGAGTAGTTTAACTAGTATACCAGATATTGTTTTTACTAGTAGCGGAACGACAGGAGAAAAGAGTAAACATTATGTAGCAGATTTAAGTATTTATATTAATAGTTTTATAAAAGGATTTGAGTTTTTCTATGGTCCAATAGAAAAATTCAAATTTTTAGGATTTTTTCCTACTTATAGAAAAAATTCTTCTTTAATTTATATGATAAAATATTTGATCCAAAAAACAATTCAAAATGGAAGTCGTTTTATTTATTCCTATGATAAAAAGAAAAATATTATTATTTCTGATAAAAAAAATATTTTAATTTTTGGACTTAGTTTTTCTTTATTAGATTTTATAGAAAAAATAGAAAAAAGTGGATATCAAGAAAATTTGATTATTATGGAAACAGGAGGAATGAAAGGAAAAAGAAAAGAAATGATTAGAGAAGAATTACACAATATCTTAAAAAATATTTTTTCTGTCAATGAAATTCACTCGGAATATGGTATGACAGAATTTCTTTCTCAGGCATATGCAAAAAAAAACGGTATTTTTCGATGTCCTCCTTGGATGAAAATATATATCAGAGACACGAAAGATCCTTTCATTCACATAGATAATAATAAAATAGGAGGTATTGATGTTATAGATTTATCGAATTATTTATCTTGTCCTTTTATTTCTACCGAAGATTTAGGAAAAAAAATAAATGAAGAAGAATTCGAAGTCTTAGGAAGAATGGATTTTTCAGATATAAGAGGATGCAATATAATGACTATTTGA
- the murB gene encoding UDP-N-acetylmuramate dehydrogenase codes for MLIKKNFSLKKFNTFGINVYARYFVELKSIGDIQKILDIYPSIPKLFLGNGSNILFLKNYYPGLVMKIGIKGKKIIQENDYKVIVQAFAGENWNEFVKWTIKKGFLGLENLSFIPGTVGSAPIQNIGAYGAEIKDTLLKVQAYETNHRKIREFTREECQFKYRSSFFKDPHYINKFLILSVYFLLRKKYKKLNTSYVEIQNELENMNIQTPTINDLRKAIFNIRYRKLPNPKEIGNAGSFFLNPTVDIFDFKKLKYKYPDIIGYDISKDKVKLSASSLIEKTGWKNKKIGNVGVYKKQPIVLVNYGKASGMDIYFFSKKIMKDIKKKFSIPLSIEVNIIR; via the coding sequence ATGTTAATTAAAAAAAATTTTTCTCTTAAAAAATTTAATACATTTGGAATAAATGTTTATGCTCGTTATTTTGTAGAATTAAAAAGTATAGGAGATATTCAAAAAATATTGGATATATATCCATCAATTCCGAAACTTTTCTTAGGAAATGGAAGTAATATTCTTTTTTTAAAAAATTACTATCCAGGATTAGTTATGAAAATTGGGATTAAAGGTAAAAAAATAATACAGGAAAATGATTATAAAGTAATTGTTCAAGCTTTTGCTGGAGAAAATTGGAATGAATTTGTTAAATGGACTATAAAAAAAGGATTTCTAGGTTTGGAAAACTTATCATTCATTCCTGGTACAGTTGGATCTGCACCAATTCAAAATATTGGAGCATATGGAGCAGAAATAAAAGATACTTTACTAAAAGTACAAGCATATGAAACTAATCATCGAAAAATACGAGAATTTACACGTGAAGAATGTCAATTCAAATATCGTTCTTCTTTTTTCAAGGATCCTCATTACATAAATAAATTTCTAATTTTATCTGTTTATTTTCTTTTAAGAAAGAAATATAAAAAATTGAATACATCCTATGTGGAAATTCAAAATGAACTAGAAAATATGAATATTCAAACACCTACTATTAATGATTTAAGGAAGGCTATTTTCAATATAAGATATCGTAAACTTCCAAATCCAAAAGAAATTGGAAATGCTGGTAGTTTTTTCCTGAATCCTACAGTAGATATTTTTGATTTTAAAAAACTAAAATATAAATATCCCGATATTATTGGTTATGATATTTCTAAAGATAAAGTGAAGCTATCTGCTAGTTCCTTAATTGAAAAAACAGGATGGAAAAATAAAAAAATTGGAAATGTAGGAGTATATAAAAAACAACCTATAGTTTTAGTAAACTATGGAAAAGCTAGTGGAATGGATATATACTTTTTTTCCAAAAAAATAATGAAAGACATAAAAAAAAAGTTTAGTATTCCTTTATCAATAGAAGTAAACATCATACGATAA
- a CDS encoding purine-nucleoside phosphorylase, with translation MTIILEKSKQYIQNKIKEKPEFGILLLENQFDKLIEEIKNPIYISYKEIPIFSKEKLYGKFLFGKIEGKNVVFLIEPFSEDQENSRNYFSIFLCKNIGIDKLILINISGGVNPNYKMGDVMFIKDHINFFTEKTNINNLIRNRFFEIIEPYDRKMLDIAENIAMNHNIIIQKGVYVASPYFNYKTYAEYAMIRSMGGDSVGMNIVTDVITARSMDIRVFALSIIVMDSYESNMKNSSYSRNTFFHETEKSISLLILIVKEFIKLCF, from the coding sequence ATGACTATTATTTTAGAAAAATCAAAACAATACATACAAAACAAAATCAAAGAAAAACCTGAATTTGGAATTTTATTACTAGAAAATCAATTTGATAAACTTATAGAGGAAATTAAAAATCCTATATACATTTCTTACAAAGAAATACCCATTTTTTCGAAAGAAAAATTATATGGAAAATTCTTATTTGGTAAGATAGAAGGAAAAAATGTAGTTTTTTTAATAGAACCTTTTTCTGAAGATCAAGAGAATAGTAGAAATTATTTTTCTATTTTTTTATGTAAAAATATAGGAATTGATAAATTAATATTGATCAATATTTCTGGAGGAGTTAACCCAAATTATAAAATGGGAGATGTTATGTTTATTAAAGATCATATAAATTTTTTTACAGAAAAAACTAATATAAATAATCTTATAAGGAATAGATTTTTTGAAATAATAGAACCATATGATCGAAAAATGTTGGATATTGCAGAAAATATAGCCATGAATCATAACATAATTATCCAGAAAGGGGTTTATGTAGCTTCTCCATATTTTAATTATAAAACTTACGCAGAATATGCTATGATACGATCTATGGGTGGAGATAGTGTTGGAATGAACATAGTAACAGATGTGATTACAGCTAGATCTATGGATATACGAGTGTTTGCACTATCCATAATTGTGATGGATTCATATGAATCGAATATGAAAAATAGTTCATATTCTAGAAATACATTTTTCCATGAAACAGAAAAATCTATATCTCTTCTAATATTAATAGTCAAAGAATTTATAAAACTTTGTTTCTAA
- the rlmB gene encoding 23S rRNA (guanosine(2251)-2'-O)-methyltransferase RlmB, with translation MKKLEIVYGIHPLIEALLAKKIIKKIFFQRGFQQVSNTYKKIIHLSKKENIPIQTVTKQKFYQLKNKNHQGVFGILSPIKTYKIENLLPMFYEKGKNPLLVILDRITDVRNFGSIVRTSACVGADAIIIPKKSTAMIGSDSIKTSSGALFKLPICQEKNIKNTIEFLMKYGFKIVSATEKSNVYWYDIDFSGPIAVILGNEEKGISTKYLEISCEKVKIPVIKGISSLNVSVACGIILYEVFRQRKYHSKTHF, from the coding sequence ATGAAAAAATTGGAAATTGTTTATGGAATACATCCTTTAATAGAAGCTCTTTTAGCTAAAAAAATTATTAAAAAAATTTTTTTTCAAAGAGGATTTCAACAAGTATCAAATACTTACAAAAAAATAATACATCTTTCTAAAAAAGAAAATATTCCAATTCAAACAGTTACAAAACAAAAATTTTATCAATTAAAAAATAAAAATCATCAAGGAGTTTTTGGAATTCTTTCTCCTATAAAAACTTACAAAATAGAAAATTTGCTTCCTATGTTTTATGAAAAAGGAAAAAATCCACTTTTAGTCATTTTAGATCGCATTACAGATGTAAGAAATTTTGGATCTATAGTACGTACTTCTGCATGCGTTGGAGCAGACGCCATTATTATTCCAAAAAAATCAACAGCAATGATTGGATCAGATTCAATCAAAACTTCTTCAGGAGCTTTATTTAAGCTTCCAATATGTCAAGAAAAAAATATAAAAAACACTATAGAGTTTTTAATGAAATATGGATTTAAAATTGTTTCCGCTACGGAGAAATCCAATGTATATTGGTACGATATTGATTTTTCAGGTCCAATAGCTGTAATATTAGGAAATGAGGAAAAAGGTATTTCTACAAAATATTTGGAAATTTCTTGCGAAAAAGTAAAAATTCCAGTAATAAAAGGAATTTCTTCTTTAAATGTATCTGTAGCTTGTGGAATAATTTTATATGAAGTTTTCCGACAAAGAAAATATCACTCTAAAACTCACTTTTAA
- the ruvA gene encoding Holliday junction branch migration protein RuvA, whose protein sequence is MITHLRGKLIEKNKSYLIIDCHGVGYHIHISLYTYSFLLEKEREEGKEISIYTYLFIKENKHVLYGFFEKIEREIFSYLISVNGIGPSSAIMLLSSITPYEIAESIYKNDVKAFRKVKGIGTKTAQRIIIELKDKFTKEISNRKVENVKFLGSTSDLIKKEALNALNVLGFSPTVSKNVLDDILNEHPEFSVENIIKEFLKKL, encoded by the coding sequence GTGATAACACATTTAAGAGGAAAGTTAATAGAAAAAAATAAATCTTATTTAATAATAGATTGTCATGGAGTAGGATATCATATTCATATTTCATTATATACCTATTCTTTTTTGTTAGAAAAAGAAAGAGAAGAAGGAAAAGAGATAAGCATCTATACTTATCTCTTTATAAAAGAAAATAAACATGTTCTGTACGGTTTTTTTGAAAAAATAGAAAGAGAAATATTTTCTTATTTAATATCCGTTAATGGAATAGGTCCAAGTTCTGCTATCATGTTATTATCTTCTATAACTCCATATGAAATAGCAGAATCTATATATAAAAATGATGTTAAGGCATTTAGAAAAGTAAAAGGAATCGGAACAAAAACAGCTCAAAGAATTATTATTGAATTAAAAGATAAATTTACTAAAGAAATTAGTAATAGAAAGGTAGAAAACGTAAAATTTTTGGGCAGTACATCTGATTTAATTAAAAAAGAAGCTTTAAACGCTTTGAACGTACTTGGTTTTTCTCCTACAGTATCTAAAAATGTTTTGGATGATATTTTGAATGAACATCCAGAATTTTCTGTAGAAAATATTATTAAAGAATTTTTAAAAAAATTGTAA
- a CDS encoding YtxH domain-containing protein: protein MNMKKGGNFFLGVIIGTMAGLIMGILLAPKKEEKIKNILGKKTEELRDNFQKISKKIGKKVDRIKSNFEERWKKNKIEKEKMDKVEDELGT, encoded by the coding sequence ATGAATATGAAAAAAGGAGGAAATTTTTTTTTGGGAGTTATTATAGGAACCATGGCTGGCTTAATAATGGGAATTTTATTAGCTCCAAAAAAAGAGGAAAAAATAAAAAATATACTAGGAAAAAAAACAGAAGAATTAAGAGATAATTTTCAGAAAATTAGTAAAAAAATTGGAAAAAAAGTAGATCGAATAAAATCTAATTTTGAAGAAAGGTGGAAAAAAAACAAAATAGAGAAGGAAAAAATGGATAAAGTAGAAGATGAATTGGGGACTTAA
- a CDS encoding Mrp/NBP35 family ATP-binding protein, producing the protein MKKKIEKALENIILLNKKNIMESGFVKKIDILSNKIVIYLSLSNPSLHFKNKLIKDITHSIKRKNILYPICIKVEMKSESCINIKTRKTVIKNIIAVASGKGGVGKSTIATNIAVSLERMGFHVGLLDADIYGPSIPLMFNINLDKEDFHTKIHKNGMIIPVISYGVKILSIGFFSKNGQAIVWRGPMVTKVLRQFIHETDWGELDFLIVDLPPGTGDIHLSLLQEIRLKGIVIVSTSQKIALTDVNRSVEMFRIKSIYVPIIGIIENMSFLLTKEEKFYFFGENGVKNFSKKMNIFFLGEIPMLQEIRKYSDLGTPVVLRNEIIKNIFLKITKNIINQL; encoded by the coding sequence ATGAAAAAAAAAATTGAAAAGGCATTAGAAAATATTATTCTTCTTAATAAGAAAAATATTATGGAATCTGGATTTGTAAAAAAGATAGATATCTTATCTAATAAGATAGTAATCTATTTAAGTTTATCTAATCCTTCTCTACATTTCAAAAATAAATTAATAAAAGATATAACTCATTCTATAAAAAGAAAAAATATATTATATCCAATATGTATAAAAGTAGAAATGAAATCAGAATCATGTATCAACATAAAAACTAGAAAAACTGTTATAAAAAATATAATAGCTGTAGCTTCTGGAAAAGGAGGTGTTGGAAAATCGACAATAGCAACTAATATAGCTGTTTCTTTAGAAAGAATGGGCTTCCATGTTGGATTATTAGATGCTGATATATATGGGCCTTCTATTCCATTAATGTTTAATATTAATCTTGATAAAGAAGATTTTCATACAAAAATACATAAAAATGGTATGATAATTCCCGTTATTAGTTATGGAGTAAAAATTTTATCTATAGGTTTTTTTTCAAAAAATGGACAAGCTATTGTTTGGAGAGGCCCCATGGTTACTAAAGTTTTAAGACAATTTATTCATGAAACCGATTGGGGAGAGTTAGACTTTTTAATTGTGGATTTACCACCAGGTACAGGGGATATACATTTATCTCTCTTACAAGAGATCAGATTAAAAGGAATTGTTATAGTTAGTACATCTCAAAAAATAGCATTGACGGATGTAAATAGATCTGTAGAAATGTTTCGTATTAAATCTATTTACGTTCCAATTATAGGAATTATAGAAAATATGTCTTTTCTTCTTACAAAAGAAGAGAAATTCTATTTTTTTGGGGAAAATGGAGTAAAAAATTTTTCCAAAAAGATGAATATTTTTTTTCTTGGAGAAATTCCTATGTTACAAGAAATACGAAAATATTCAGATTTGGGAACTCCTGTAGTTTTAAGAAACGAAATAATTAAAAATATTTTCCTAAAAATTACGAAAAATATCATCAATCAATTATAG
- the pheS gene encoding phenylalanine--tRNA ligase subunit alpha has protein sequence MYQKIDEIKKYIKCFNIQTYDDLETFRIKFLGKKRGILTNLFKELKEISIYKRKIYGKIINELKKEVQRKIFHYQSKNDIIKNEKGLKHDYDPTIPGKSIEIGSIHPLSIIKNRIIEIFLNIGFTYVDGPEIEDDWHNFTALNIPIHHPSRDMQDTFFLCKNPDILLRTHTSSIQIRYMKKHRPPFRVLSIGKVYRNETISSRSNFMFHQAEGFFIDKKVSFSDLKQTVHYLITSLFGKAKIRFRPSYFPFTEPSAEVDIHCNSEWLEIMGCGMVDPEVLKNVDINPEVYSGFAFGVGIERLSLMIYDMKDIRIYFNNDIRFLRQFKSEF, from the coding sequence ATGTATCAAAAAATAGATGAAATAAAAAAGTATATCAAATGTTTTAATATTCAAACATATGATGATTTAGAAACGTTTAGAATTAAATTTTTAGGAAAAAAAAGAGGAATTTTAACAAATTTATTCAAAGAATTAAAAGAAATATCCATTTATAAAAGAAAAATTTATGGAAAAATTATTAATGAATTAAAAAAAGAAGTTCAAAGAAAAATTTTTCACTATCAATCAAAAAACGACATCATTAAAAATGAAAAAGGACTAAAGCATGACTACGATCCTACTATACCTGGAAAATCTATAGAAATAGGGTCTATACATCCGTTATCCATAATAAAAAACAGAATAATAGAAATTTTTCTAAATATTGGATTTACTTATGTAGACGGACCAGAAATAGAAGATGATTGGCACAACTTTACGGCTTTGAATATTCCAATTCATCATCCATCTCGAGATATGCAAGATACATTTTTTTTATGCAAAAATCCAGATATTTTGTTACGGACACATACTTCATCTATACAAATACGATACATGAAAAAACATCGTCCTCCTTTTCGTGTTTTATCTATAGGAAAAGTATATAGAAATGAAACCATTTCATCACGTTCAAATTTCATGTTTCATCAAGCAGAAGGATTTTTTATAGATAAAAAAGTTTCCTTTTCAGATTTAAAGCAAACGGTTCATTATTTAATAACTTCTCTTTTTGGAAAAGCAAAAATAAGATTTCGTCCTTCTTATTTTCCATTTACAGAACCTAGTGCGGAAGTAGATATACACTGTAATAGTGAATGGTTAGAAATTATGGGTTGTGGAATGGTAGATCCAGAAGTTTTGAAAAATGTAGATATTAATCCAGAAGTTTATTCTGGATTTGCTTTTGGAGTTGGAATAGAACGTTTATCTTTAATGATTTATGATATGAAAGATATTAGAATTTATTTTAATAATGATATTCGTTTTCTAAGACAATTTAAAAGTGAGTTTTAG
- a CDS encoding CvpA family protein — protein MLTLDIIIVVIVLYGGYHGYQKGLISQFFVFMIFLIFIYKGPVVFDFVKKVNVVNRESYFFLASSLIISFLSIIFLSFFSKKIIEFIMMITWMKPVDRFFGVILGMIKYFFWISICLFFLKEVNKKIYVIPDNFFQNSFEKEFQFFFSRKGYLFNKLKELYFYFQYK, from the coding sequence ATGTTAACATTAGATATAATTATCGTCGTTATAGTTTTATATGGAGGATATCATGGCTATCAAAAAGGTTTAATATCTCAATTTTTTGTATTCATGATATTTCTAATATTTATTTACAAAGGTCCTGTTGTATTTGATTTTGTCAAAAAAGTAAATGTGGTAAACAGAGAATCCTATTTTTTTTTAGCTTCTTCTCTAATCATTTCTTTTCTTTCTATAATTTTTTTATCTTTTTTTTCTAAAAAAATTATAGAATTTATTATGATGATTACATGGATGAAACCTGTGGATAGATTTTTTGGTGTAATATTAGGCATGATTAAATATTTTTTTTGGATTTCAATATGTCTTTTTTTTCTAAAAGAAGTAAATAAAAAAATTTATGTCATTCCTGATAATTTTTTTCAAAATTCCTTTGAAAAAGAGTTTCAATTTTTTTTTTCTAGAAAAGGATATTTATTTAATAAATTGAAAGAATTATATTTTTATTTTCAATATAAATAA